In one Macaca nemestrina isolate mMacNem1 chromosome 2, mMacNem.hap1, whole genome shotgun sequence genomic region, the following are encoded:
- the LOC105477515 gene encoding DNA-directed RNA polymerases I, II, and III subunit RPABC4, with amino-acid sequence MDTQKDVQPPKQQPMIYICGECHTENEIKSRDPIRCRECGYRIMYKKRTKRLVVFDAR; translated from the coding sequence ATGGACACCCAGAAGGACGTTCAACCTCCAAAGCAACAACCAATGATATATATCTGTGGAGAATGtcacacagaaaatgaaataaaatctaggGATCCAATCAGATGCAGAGAATGTGGATACAGAATAATGTACAAGAAAAGGACTAAAAGATTGGTTGTTTTTGATGCTCGATGA